The Vicinamibacterales bacterium genomic interval CGGCCACGAAGGCTACCGACCCGCGGAGGTCACGGGCGGCGGCGTGGCGCTGGAGGAGCTGCACCGGCGCACGCTGGAGAGCCGCCGGGCGCCGGGACTGCACTTCTGCGGCGAGGTGCTGGACGCCTTCGGGCCCATCGGCGGCCACAACTTCCAATGGGCGTGGTCCACCGGGCGCTCGGCCGGGCTGGGGGCCGCCCGCCTCGTCCCGCCTTCGTGACGTCGCCTCAGGCGCCCGACGCTAGAATGCCCGCGTCGAGGGCCGGGGGAACGGTCCGTCGCGCGTCGGCGTCCAAAGGCGAAGCGTGTGTGGCCGTTCGGCCCAGCTGGGAGAGGACATGGACACGTACTACCACCCGCCGGATCTGGCGAAGTTCTCCGACATCGGCAAGGACGCGCCAGAGTTGTGGAAGAAGTTCGCGGAGTGGTACGGCGCCGTCTTCGCCGAGGGAGCCCTCAGCGAACGGGAGAAGGCCCTCATCGCCCTCGCCGTCGCGCACGCGGTGCAGTGCCCGTATTGCATCGACGCCTACACGTCGGGCTCGCTCGAGAAGGGCGCCACCCCGGACCAGATGACCGAAGCCATCCACGTGGCCGCGGCCATCCGGGGCGGCGCCTCGCTCGTGCACGGCGTGCAGATGCGGAACCACCTGGAGAAGATCTCGATGTAAGGACCGGGGACCCGGGATGGCACCCGCCGCGCGACGGCGGGATTCCTGCGACCTGCCCCGAGCCCCGGGTCCCGAGCCCCGCCACCCATGGCTCTTCCGACTCTCCTGAACCAGCGCTCGCCGCTCGCGGCGCCTGCGGCACAGCGGCAGGTGCTCGCGGCGCTGCCGCTCGAACGCTCGTTCGAGGAGGCGGTGGCGGCAGCCGGCCAGGCGCCGCTTGCGGCAGCCGGAGTGGGCGTGCTGCAGATCAATGTCGGGAAGCGGTGCAACCAGGCCTGTCATCACTGCCACGTGGACGCCGGGCCCGACCGGCGCGAGGTGATGCCCGACGAGGTCGTGGACGCGTGCCTGCAGTTCCTGGCGCGGACCGACATCCCGACGCTGGACATCACGGGCGGCGCGCCGGAACTGCACCCGCGCTTCCGCGAGATCGTCACTCGGGCGCGCGCCCTGGGCCGGCACGTGATGGACCGCTGCAACCTGACGGTCGCCACGCTGCCCAACTACGCGGACCTGCCGTCCTTCCTCGCCGGTCGCGGCGTGGAAGTCGTGGCGTCGCTCCCGTCGTACGCCGCGACCATGACCGACCGCCAGCGCGGAGACGGCGTGTTCGCGCAGTCGATCGAGGCGCTGAAGGCGTTCAACGCGGTCGGCTACGGCGCCGAGGGCTCCGGGCTGGTGTTGAACCTGGTCACGAATCCCGTGGGCGCGTTCCTGCCCGCGCCACAGGCATCGCTCGAGCGGGACTGGAAGCGGGAGATGCAGCGGCGCCACGGGATCGTGTTCAACCGCCTCTACACGATCACCAACATGCCCATCAGCCGCTATCTCGAGTGGCTCGAGCAGTCTGGCAACCTCGAGGCCTACCTCGGCCGGCTGGTGCAGACCTTCAATCCGGCGGCCGTGGGGGGCGTGATGTGCCGTTCCACGCTCAGCGTGGGCTGGGACGGGCGGCTGTTCGACTGCGACTTCAACCAGATGCTCGACCTGCCGCTCGCAGGGGACGTGCCTCAGACAATCGCCGCCCTCGCCGCCGACGACGCCCTCGCCCGCGTCTTCACCCGCCGCATCGTCACGGGTCCCCACTGCTTCGGTTGCACGGCAGGCGCGGGCAGCAGCTGCGGCGGCGCCACGACCTGAGGTCACGCCGCCCTGCAGCCGGCGCGCCCAACGCGCGATACCTGGAAGGGAGAGGCGCCAGCGGGCCCGGACCCGGGGGCTATACTGGGCAGTTGTGTATCCCTCCCCTGGAGGTTCCCGGCCATGACACGCGCCATCATCACCGTCGCCCTCGTCGCGCTCGCCGCCACGGCCCACGCCGACGTCACCATCAAGCAGACCATGTCGGGCAAGGCCCTGGGCATCAACGGCAGCGCCTCGTCCACGACCTATATCAAGGGCGCCAAGATGCGGACCGAGATGGTCACGGGTGACACCACCCGCGTCAGCATCTTCGACCTCGACACCCAGACGATGTACTCCTTCGACTCGAAGAAGAAGGAGGCCGACGTCTACAGCCTCGGCCAGCTCCAGCAGGACATGGCGAAGGCCGTCGACGTGTCGTCCATCACCGCCACCTTCGAGCCGAACGGCAAGACCAAGGACATCGCGGGCAAGACGGCCACCGGCTACGACATGACGATGTCGGTCCCCACGGCCATGGGGGGCGGCGACATGAAGATGACGCTCACCATGACCGGACCCGTCTGGATCGTGAAGGGCGGGCCGGGCGCCGCCGACTGGGCGAACTTCTACACCCAGGCCGCCGACAAGGGCTTCGTCTTCGGCGATCCAAGGGCGGCGAAGGCGAACCCCGGCCAGTCGAAGGCGATGGGCGAGCTGTACCGGAAGATGGCCGCGGTGGGCGGCATCGCCTACGAGACCGAGATGACGATGAAGATGGAGGGCAGCGGTCCGCTCGCCGGCCTCATGGCGAAGATGGGCGGCGGCACCAGCACGACGGTCACGACCGACGTCGCGGCGGGCGCGCTCGCCGACGATCTGTTCGCGCCGCCGGCCGGCTACAAGCTCAAGGAGCGCAAGTAATCCTCGCCGACCTCACGACCGCGCCGCACGTCGTCGCCGTCGAGCTGCGCCCGCCCCGGGCCGAGCTCGAGGCGGCGGCCGGCATCGACGCCTGGATCGACACCTACCACGCGATCCGGGGCCTGGTCCGGCAGGACGTGCGGGTCATGGTGACCGACAGCGCCGTGGGCGCGCAGGAAGAGAACAACCTGCGTCACCTGGTCACCAACCTGGGGCCGGACGTCCCGCGCGGACGGGTCGTGCCCTTCCTGACCACCAAGCATTCGATCGAGTTCTGCCTGGCATACGCGGATCAGGCCGTGAACCACGGCTTTCCCGCCCTGGTCGTCCTGGGGGGCGACAAGCACGTCGGACGACCCCGCGTCGTGGAGCACGCCTGGCAGCTGCGCCGCCTGATCCGGGAACGCCACCCCGACCTGCCCCTGGGCGGCTGGGCCAACCCGGCCGCCGACACCGCGCGCCAGGTGGCCTTCGTCGGCGGCGGCGAGTTCACGGCCGACTTCTACCTGACGCAGATCGTGTCGCACCACGGCGCCGACCGCGTGGAGGCGTTCCTGCGCGAGGCCGAGCGCCAGGGCGTGACCGTGCCGGGGATGTTCGGCGTGTTCTACTACCGGAGCGCCAAGGCCTCGACCCTCCAGACCCTGAGCCGCTTCCTGCCGGTGCCCGTGGACGGGCTGCTCGAGGAGTTCGCGGCCGGCGCCACGCCCGTCGACATCTGCGCGCGGTCGATTCGCGCCCTCGTCGCCCTCGGCGTGCGCCACTTCTACGTCAGCAACCTGCCCCTGGTCCGCACCGCGTCGGTGCTGACGGCCATCCTCGACAAGGCCGGGCTGCAGGTCCGGGCACGCTGAAGGGCAGGCCCGGACTACTCCGGGTCTGAGTCCCGGACCCTCAGGCCCTCGAACGGACGCCTACCGGCCGCCCCGCCGAGCCCGGCAATCGTGGTACGCTTGCCCGGTTCAACTGGTGTGCCGCTGCTGCTGATCGTCGTCCCAGCCGCTGGCCGCGCGCCCCTAGCCGCCTGAGTCTCCATGGGTTCCTTCCTCGATTCGCTCCCGATGTCCGGCATCGTGCGCATCCGCGACATGATGTACACGATTCAGAATCCGTTCCGCCTCGATCAGGGAGACGTCAGCTTCGACGCGCCCGAGTCCTTCAAGGAGGGCATGCGGAAGGGCGTCGACGGGAACCACACCCACTACCTGCCCACCCTCGGCCTCCCGCGGCTGCGCCACCTCATCGCCGAGAAGCTGCGCAACAAGAACGGCATCCCCGTGGGCAGCGACGACGAGGTGATCGTGTGCAACGGCGGCACGCACGGCATCTACATGGCCCTGCACGCCGTGCTCGAGCCTGGCGACGAGGTGATCTGCCCCGACCCCCTCTGGCCACCGTCGCTCGCCATCACCCGATCCGCGCATGCCGTGCCGGTGCAAGTGCCGGTGCACGAGTCGCTGGGCTTCCGCTGGGATCTCGACGAGCTCGAGCGGGCGCTGACGCCGAAGACCAAAGCCATCTACGTGAACTCGCCCACCAACCCCAGCGGCGGCGCCTTCACGCGAGCCGACCTGGAGCGCATCGCCGAGATGGCGAAGGCGCGTGACCTGTGGGTGTTCTCCGACGAGGCCTACGAGGACGTCCTGTTCAGCGGGGAGCACGTCAGCATCGCGTCGCTGCCCGGGATGTACGACCACACGATCCCGATCTACACGATGAGCAAGAGCTACGCCGTGACGGGCGTGCGCGTCGGCTACGTGGCCATCAAGGACAAGACCATCCGCTCGCGGGCGGCGAAGGTGGCGCTCTACACCGCCAGCAACGTGTGCTCGATCGCGCAGTACGGCGCAATAGGGGCGCTGGAAGGCCCGCAGGACTGCATCGAGGAGTTCAAGACGGAGCTCAAGATCCGGCGCGACCTCTTCTACAACGGGTTGAAGGAGGTCGCCGGCCACGTCCTCTCCGGGACCCCGCCGGAAGGCGCGTTCTACGCGTTCGTGAAGATCAACCGCGACTGGGCGCGTGACGAGGGGCTCGACAAGGGCGAGTCGCTCTCGTGGACCGTCGTGGAACACATCATCAAGCACGGCCGGGTGGGCTGCGTGCCCGGCGTGGACTTCGGCCCGGCCAGCGAGGGCTACATCCGGTTCTGCACGTGCCGGGACCGCAAGGAGCTGACCGGCGCGCTGGAGTCGATGCGATCGGTGTTCTCGACGCGCGCGTGATCGCGGCGGGTCCGGACGCCGGTCCGGCTCCGGCCGATCCCCGGCCCGCCACGGGCGGGCGGATCCTGTTCGTGGATCTCGCCCGGGCCGTGGCGGTGCTCCTGATGATCCAGGGGCACACCATCGACGCCCTGCTGCACCCCGACTTCCGCACGAGCCTCACCTACAACCTCTGGCTCTACCTGCGGGGCCTCACCTCCTGCACGTTCCTGTTCCTGTCTGGCGCGGCCTTCAGCCTGACGGCCCTCAGGCACTGGGACGACCAGCGGCGCCCGTCGCGGCGGTCCATCAAGCGTGTCCGGCGCCTGTCGTTCTTCCTGGCGCTCGGCTACTTCATGCACTTCCCGATGGGCAGATTCGTGCACCTGCCGTTCGCCACCGACGAACGCTGGCGCTCCTTCTTCGCCGTCGACGTGCTGCAGAACGTGGCGGTGTCGCTGCTCGCGCTCCAGTTGCTCATCGCCGTGACCCGAACGCCGCGGCGCTTCGCCATCGCCTGCGGCGTCGCCGGCACGATGGTCGTCCTCGCGACCCCGATCGTGTTCGGCATCACCTGGACCGACCACCTCCCGCTCTTCGTCGCGTCGTACTTCTCCTACCAGACCGGCACGCTGTTTCCACTCTTTCCCTGGGCCGGCTTCACGCTGCTCGGAGCGACGTTCGGCGTCACGGCCGGTCCGTGGGCCACGCGCGACCACCTCCAGCCGCTGGCCCGTCGCCTCTTCCTTGGCGGGGCGGTCCTGGCGATCGCCGCGGGCCTGGCGGGGCAGGCCGGCTGGTTCGAGTACGGCGTGTCGGACTGGTGGCGCGCCAGTCCGTTGTCCTTTCTCCAGCGGTTCGGTTCGGTGCTGGTGCTGCTGTCGGCGGTGGCCGCGATCGGGAACCGCGTGACGCGACTGACGCCGCCGCTGCAGGGCCTGGCCGAGGAGTCCCTGCTCGTCTATGCCGTCCACGTGGCGCTCCTCTACGGGTCGTTGTGGACGGTGGGGCTCGGCCCGTGGCTCGGTCCGCAGCCTCCCGCAGTCGTGCTGTTCTGGGCACTGGTGATGCTGGCGTCCATGACGCTTCTCGCGCTGGTGTGGAACAACATCGAGCGCCTTCACCCCCGGCTCGCGGTGGCCTGCCGCGTCGTGTCGGTGGTCGCGCTCGTCGCTCCCCTGCTCTGAAGCAGCGACTTGTCCGCACGGAGCGGCACATCGTGTACCCTGCCGCGATGAATCCGCTCGCGTCCGACTACCAGATCCGGCCGGCCACGCCGGCCGACGTCCAGGCGCTCGTCGCATTCACGATCAGCGAGGCGCTCGACGCCGAAGGGCGGACGCTCAGCCGCGCCGACGTCCAGCGGGGCGTCGAGGGGGCCTTCGCCGTCCCGACGCGGGCCCGCTACTGGGTGGTGGAGCTGCGGGGCGGGGTCGTGGCGAGCACGTCGATCGTGACGGAGTGGAGCAACTTCCGCGGCGGCGAGTACTGGTGGATCCAGAGCCTCTACATCCTGCCCGAGCATCGCGGGTCCGGCCTGGTGGACGTAATCCTGAAGCACCTCGTGCAGGAGGCCAAGGCGGCCGACGCGATCGACCTGCGGCTGTACGGCTACAACACGAACGCGCGCGCCCTGCGGGCATACCAGCGATTCGGGTTCCGCGAAGCGCCGTATCTGATTCTGACGAAGTCGCTCATCGGCGAATAAGCCTTCAGCCGGGATGAACGGCTGGGACGAAGCGCGCAGGCGCGTTCGGCGCCCGGTCTACGATGGGCATCCGGGGAGCGTGCGGCACGCCCCCGTCATCCGGAGGATCGCATGTCCATTCGTGGCCGTCTGCTCGTGCTCGGAACCCTCGTGGCTGCGGCGACACTTGCCGCCCATGCCCAGGCGCCGCGCGCCGGCGTCATGGGCGACCTGCTGGCCGATGTCGACGCGGTGGAGCGGAAGGTCGTTGGCCTCGCCAATGCCATTCCGGAGACGTCGTACGCATGGCGGCCGATGCCAGGCGTCCGCAGCGTGGGCGAGGCGCTGACGCACGTGGCCGCGGACAACTACTTCATGCCGGCGGCGCTCGGCGTGGCGGCTCCCGCGGCCACCGGCATCTCGGGCACGAACTACGAGACCGTCGAGGCGTTCGAGAAGAAGACGCGGTCGCGCACCGAGATCATCGGCGAGCTCGAGCGGTCGTTCGCGTTCCTCAAGGACGCCATGCGGGGCACGCCGGACGCGAAGCTCGACACGACGCTGAAGCTGTTCGGTCAGGAGTCGCGCATCGGGACCACCTGGGTGATGACCGTCACGCATCTGCACGAGCACCTCGGACAGCTGATCGCCTACGCCCGCAGCAACAAGGTCGTCCCCCCCTGGAGCAAGTGACGGCGTCGGCGCTAGGCGCCGAATTGCCGCAGGTGGTGATCGGTGTGCTTGTGAATCAGCGCGCCCCAGTCGTCTGAGGTCATCCGGCCGAAGACGGGATGTGTCGCGGCCAGACTCACCCGCCCATCGAACCGGGCAAGAAGCGCGACGAACGTCTCGAGTTCCCTCGCCAGGTCCGCGCCCGAGGTTCGCGCCAGCAGTTCCGGGGCCGTCGGTGCGCTCTTGGGCATCGGAAGCAGGTGGATCACGAGATACCGGACGGGCGCCCATCTGAGAATCGAGGGCGCCTTCGCGTGGACCGTGAGGTCGCCCAAGGCCATCCGCATCGAGTCGTTCAGATGGGCCACCATGCCCGAGACGCCGAACTGGCCCCACCGAGCGCGGTGCCCTGGCGTGAGGGCACCGGCCCGCATGACGAGCGCCGTGCGGGCCGGGTGGTTCCAGATGGTGGCCATGTGTGCGCATCGTAGCGCACGGCGGCCCTCCAGAGCGGGCGATCTCCTGTACCGGTGCTAGGCGGCGGCCGCCTGGAACGAGAGCAGGATCGTCACCTCGTCGCCGACCAGGAATCCGCCTGTTTCGAGAGCCGCGTTCCACAGAAGGCCGTAGTCCTTGCGGTTGACCGTGAACTCGGCCTCGAATGCGATCTTCTTGTTGCCCCACGGATCCGTGGCTTCCCCCAGGTACGTGACCGGGACCTCGATTGAGCGGGTGATGTCGCGGATGGTGAAGTCCCCCGTCACGGCATAGGTGTTCGAACCTGTGGTCCGAACGGCGGTGCTGACGAACCTGAGCGTCGGGAACTGCTCGACTCCGAAGAAGTCGTTGGAGCGGAGATGGGCGTCGCGATCCGGCGTGTTGGTGTCGATGCTGGCGGCCTGGATGGTGACGTCGACCCGGGACTGGGCGGGGTTCTCGAGGTCGAGCTCGATCTGGCCCGAGAAGTCGCTGAACCGGCCTCGCACCTTGGTGATGAGGTGCCGGACCTGGAAGGCGACCTCGGAGTGGGTCTTGTCGATGGCGAACGTCTTGACGGCGACCTGACTGATCATGAGTGTGCCCCTTTATAAAGTGATGACGTTAAGAGTGTAAACACATTTATGGCCTGGCTATTCCTGGCAGATTCTCAGCGCTCTAGTCCTCGCCGTTGCGCACGTCGGCGAGCGTATCTGCCAGCTGCCGGAGGGCTTCCGGCCTCACGTGCGCCAGCCTGGCTCGGTGGGCGGCCCTGAGCTCGAGGTCCAGCCCGTCGACGACTTCTCTGCCTCGCCGCGTGATCATCGTTCGAACGAGCCGGCGGTCGGCATCCATCCTCTGGCGAAAAACCAGGCCGTCCCGTTCCATTCTGTCAAGCAGCCGCGTGACGTCCGGCACCGGCGTGACCAGACGAGCGCCAATCTCGTGGCGGCACAGGCCGTCCGACCCGGCGCCACGGAGGATGCGGAGGACGTTGTACTGGGTGGGGGTGATGCCCTTTGGCTTGAGCAGGCGGGCGAACGCCCGCTCCAGGACGGCGGCTGTTCTGGCGATGCTGACGTGGACCTCCTCTTCGATGAGGTCGAAGGGCTTGCCCTGTTTCAGCTCTTCGTAGAGCGGCTTGCTCATGTCACGACGATATGTGTTTAGACATTAACTGTCAACCTTGAAGTCGCCGTGTATCGAGAGGGATGTCGTTTTTCGTGTCAGGGCGTGAAGCTGGCCAGACCGGACACTGTCACCTGGTCGAGCTTCAGCAGCACATGAATCAGCAGGTCGACGGCCCCGTCGAAGTCGGTCCGCTGGATGATGCCGTTGTGACCATGCAGATAGCGGGTCGGGACGGTCATGTTCACCGAAGGTCGCCCCGTGTCGTAGCGCTGGATCTCGGCGCCGTCCTCCCCATATCCGGTCAGAACGTCGGGCTGGAGGGGAATGCCCTGAGCGCCCGCGACGTCGAAAAAGAAGTCCCGGAGCTTCCGGTTCGGAATCATCGAGCTGTCGAGCATGAACACCCCGGGTCCGCCACCCAGCCGTTCCTGCGCCTGGGTCGGTCCGATCGCCGGGTAGTCGGCCGAGACGCCGGCCTCGATTGAGATGCCAAGGTCCGGACGGGCCTTGTCCACGGCCGTCTGCGCCCCCCGAAGGCCGATTTCCTCCTGGGTCGTCGCCACCCAGATCACGTGCGCCGGCAACCGGAGGCCCTCGGCCCTGATGCGGCGGGCGGCGGCGATCATCACGGCCAAGCCGACGCGGTCGTCCCAGGCCTTCCCTGCATAGCGACCATTGGCCATCGCGTGAAAGGCCGTCAGCGGCGCCATGCCGTCGCCTGGGCGGATGCCCATGCGCGCGACCTCCTCGCGCGACGATGCGCCGACGTCGAAGAAGGTCTGGTCGAGCGGCCAGACGGCGCCACGCTCGGCCGGTGACATGACGTGGGTGGTCCGGAGGCCGCTGATCGCGGTCACTGGACCGTTCCGCCCGAGCACGGTCCAGCGCTGGTCTGGGAGGGCCTGCTCGAGGATGCCGCCCAGGGTCTTCGCCCGGAGAAAGCCGTCGGGCGTCACGTACTGCACCATCAGGCCCACCTCGTCCAGGTGGGCCGTGACCAGGACGCGCGGGCCTTCCACGGCGCCCGGCAGCGTCGCCAGGACGCCGCCCAGGCCGTCGTACTCGATGGTCGCTCCGAGCGCCGAGTACTCGCGCACCACGATTCTGCGCACGTCTTCCTCGAAGCCGGGCGGGCCGGGTGCCTCTGAGAGCACTCGCAGCAGATCGACGGTGGCGTCACCGGCGGCGGCCGGCTGCGTCGCGGCCGCCGCCGCCGGAGGTGCCGCGGTGACGGCGGCACCCGCGCTCAGGGCGGCCAGGAACGCGCGGCGGGATGGGACGCGGGTGGGCATGGCGGGTCCTCCAGGTCGGATCACTTCAGGTGACGGCCGCCATCGACGCGGATGGTCTCGCCGGTGACGAAGTCGGTCTCGCACAGATAGCGCACGGCGCGGGCGATCTCGGCGGCGCCACCCCATCGTCCCAGCGGGGTGGCCCGCTCGACCGCGGCCGCTTCCTCAGGGGACGTCCCGGGCGGAGGCTCGATGGGTCCCGGGGCAATGGCATTCACGAGTATGGCATCGCGAGCCAGTTCAAGGGCCAGTCCTTCAGACAGGGCTTTGACACCAGCTTTGGCCACGTAGTAGGGCAGGTAGCCCTCGTACCTCGGCCGGCCGCTGGCCACGAGCCAGTCGGCGACGTTCACGATGCGCCCTCCGCCGGCGACCCGGAGGTGCGGCACCGCCGCCCGGCTGACGAGGAACGACGCCCTGAGATCGACGGCCATCTGGGCATCCCACTCCGCGGGGCCAACCTCGTCGAACGGGACGCGCTCGTACACCGAGGCGAGATTCACCACCACGTCCAGCCGGCCCAGCGCGGCGACCGTGTCGTCCACGACGGTGCGGCAGGCGTCGTCGCTCGCCAGATCGGCGCGCAGCGTGCAGGCCCGGCGGCCGAGGGCCCGGACCGCCGCCGCGGTCTTCTCGGCGGCCTCGGACGACCTGCGGTACGTCAGCGCGACGTCGGCGCCGGCGCCTGCCAGCGTCGTGGCGACGGCGTCCCCCATTCGCGCCCCTCCCGTGACCAGCGCCACGCGTCCCCGAAGCTCCACGCGCTCCCTCCCGCCGGCATGTTACCCGCTCGCGGTATTCTCGGAACCGTGACTGCCGGGGCGTCGGCACGGGCGGCGGTGGCTGCGGCTTCGTTCTCGATGGCGGTGGCGCTGGCGGCCGGGCCGGCAGGCGGCGCCCTCGAGACGGACATCGGCCTCGAGGCCATCGACCATGCGATAGCCTTCGCGCAGCAGGCTGAACGCGCGGAACGTCAAGCCTTCCACGACGGCTACGACCGCTTCCCCGGCGATGCCGTCCGGCGGGTGTCCCTCGTCTCGGAGTACCGCCGCGTCGTCCTTCTGGTGGAGGAGAAGCGGCGGCTGCTGGATCGCGGCTACGGACGACGCCAGATGATCGACGCGCTCCGGCCCTGGCGGGGGCTCCTGGAGGTGATCGTGGAGCTCCAGTTCCATCCGCAGAACACCTACATCGGGGTGCCACCCGTCGACGTGCTCATCGTGCCGCTCGATGCCCCCGGGTCGCCGACGCCGCACGTCGCTGAGAGCACCGATCGCAGACCCCACTTCGGCGCGTATTGGGACCCGACGCCGATGGACGCGCCATGGTGGCCGTTTCCCCCGCCGACCGCCCCCGTCCTGAACGGCACCGAGCCGCTGACCGGCGGCTGGGTCCACGCCCGCTTCGATGCGCACGCCCTGGGCGGCGGTCGCCACGAGGTCGTGATCCGGGACGGCACGGCCACGCTCGGCCGCGCGTCGTTCGACTTCGACGCCGTGCGCTAGCGGCCGCCGGGCGGTCCAGGTCGGCCGTGGACCCTGTGGCACAATCGAGAACCTTGGCTCGCCGGCGCCCGCTGTCGCCTTCGCAGTTCCTGGCCTTCACCTTCCTGGCCATGATCGCGGTGGGCAGCCTTCTGCTCTCGCTGCCGGTCTCGGCGGCCGAAGGCAGCCACCTGTCCCTGCTCGACGCCGCGTTCACCGCCGTCTCGGCAGTGTGCGTCACGGGCCTCATCGTGGTGGACACGGCGCGCGATCTCTCGGTCTTCGGCCAGGTCGTGGTGCTCGTCCTCATCCAGATTGGGGGCCTGGGCTACATGACGTTGAGCACGGTCCTCATCTCGGCGCTTGGCCGCACGGTGTCGCTGCAGGAACGGCTCACGCTGCAGGAAGCCCTCAACGCGCACGACATGGAGGGCCTGGTCCGGCTGGCCGCCACGGTGCTTCGGCTGACCCTCGTCTTCGAGCTCACGGGCGCCCTGGTGCTCGCGGCGTGGTGGTGGTCGTCGCTCGGCGCCGGGCCGGCCGTCTGGTTCGGGCTCTTCCATGCAGTGTCGGCGTTCAACAACGCGGGGTTCGCGCTCTGGAGCGACAACCTGATGCGCTGGCAGGGCGACCTCGTGGTGAACCTGGTCGTGACGACGCTGGTCGTGTCGGGCGGACTCGGGTTCTTCGTGTGGTCCGAGCTCCTCCAGCGGAAGGCCCTCGGACTGCGCCTCTCGATCCACACCCGCCTGGTGCTGCGCGCCACGCTGATGCTGATCGTGTTCGGGACGGTGGCGTTCCTGGCGCTCGAGTGGAGCAACCCGCGGACGCTCGCCGGCCTGCCGCTCGGCCAGAAGGTGCTGGCGTCCTACTTCCAGTCGGTGACGACGAGGACCGCGGGCTTCAACACCGTGGACATCGGCGCCCTGACGGTGCCGACCGTGTTCGTCGTGACGGTGCTGATGTTCATCGGCGCCTCCCCCGGAGGCACGGGCGGCGGCGTCAAGACGTCCACGTTCTCGATCACGCTGGCGGCGCTCTGGGCCACGGTACGGGGCGAGGACGACACCGTGATCTTCAAGCGGCGCCTCGCGCCCGAACTCGTGGCGAAGGCGTTCTTCGTGTCGCTCATCGCGTTCGTGGCCGTGAACACGGTGGTCTGGGTGCTGCTCCTGACCGAGGGCCGCGACCTGATGCCGTCCCTGTTCGAGACCACGTCCGCCTTCGGCACGGTGGGGCTCTCGATGGGCCAGGCCGGGTCGGCGGTGAGTCTCTCGGCCTTCTTCTCGCCCGCCGGGAAGATCCTCATCATGCTGATGATGTTCGTGGGCCGGCTGGGCCCCTTGACCCTGGCGATCGCCGTCGCGCGCCACGGCAGCTCGAAGCCGAAGCTCCGCTATCCGGAAGGCAAGGTCCTGGTCGGGTGACGCCATGACGAAACGCACGTTCGCTGTGATCGGCCTGGGGCGCTTCGGCGCCGCCATGGCCACGACGCTCTCCCAGCTCGGCCACGAGGTGATCGGCATCGACGGGAGCGACGATCGAGTCAACGCGCTCGCCGACCAGGTGTCGCAGACGGTGAAGCTCGACGCCACCGACGACCGGGCCCTGCGTGCCGCCGG includes:
- a CDS encoding M20/M25/M40 family metallo-hydrolase; amino-acid sequence: MPTRVPSRRAFLAALSAGAAVTAAPPAAAAATQPAAAGDATVDLLRVLSEAPGPPGFEEDVRRIVVREYSALGATIEYDGLGGVLATLPGAVEGPRVLVTAHLDEVGLMVQYVTPDGFLRAKTLGGILEQALPDQRWTVLGRNGPVTAISGLRTTHVMSPAERGAVWPLDQTFFDVGASSREEVARMGIRPGDGMAPLTAFHAMANGRYAGKAWDDRVGLAVMIAAARRIRAEGLRLPAHVIWVATTQEEIGLRGAQTAVDKARPDLGISIEAGVSADYPAIGPTQAQERLGGGPGVFMLDSSMIPNRKLRDFFFDVAGAQGIPLQPDVLTGYGEDGAEIQRYDTGRPSVNMTVPTRYLHGHNGIIQRTDFDGAVDLLIHVLLKLDQVTVSGLASFTP
- a CDS encoding SDR family oxidoreductase; this translates as MELRGRVALVTGGARMGDAVATTLAGAGADVALTYRRSSEAAEKTAAAVRALGRRACTLRADLASDDACRTVVDDTVAALGRLDVVVNLASVYERVPFDEVGPAEWDAQMAVDLRASFLVSRAAVPHLRVAGGGRIVNVADWLVASGRPRYEGYLPYYVAKAGVKALSEGLALELARDAILVNAIAPGPIEPPPGTSPEEAAAVERATPLGRWGGAAEIARAVRYLCETDFVTGETIRVDGGRHLK
- a CDS encoding TrkH family potassium uptake protein: MARRRPLSPSQFLAFTFLAMIAVGSLLLSLPVSAAEGSHLSLLDAAFTAVSAVCVTGLIVVDTARDLSVFGQVVVLVLIQIGGLGYMTLSTVLISALGRTVSLQERLTLQEALNAHDMEGLVRLAATVLRLTLVFELTGALVLAAWWWSSLGAGPAVWFGLFHAVSAFNNAGFALWSDNLMRWQGDLVVNLVVTTLVVSGGLGFFVWSELLQRKALGLRLSIHTRLVLRATLMLIVFGTVAFLALEWSNPRTLAGLPLGQKVLASYFQSVTTRTAGFNTVDIGALTVPTVFVVTVLMFIGASPGGTGGGVKTSTFSITLAALWATVRGEDDTVIFKRRLAPELVAKAFFVSLIAFVAVNTVVWVLLLTEGRDLMPSLFETTSAFGTVGLSMGQAGSAVSLSAFFSPAGKILIMLMMFVGRLGPLTLAIAVARHGSSKPKLRYPEGKVLVG